From Solibacillus isronensis, the proteins below share one genomic window:
- a CDS encoding heterodisulfide reductase-related iron-sulfur binding cluster, with amino-acid sequence MNTFLIINWIAFIAVLLYALGLFAYLLKTRYDYIQLGRKEEFNHKFSESIEDIVEKVFGQSKLLKDKKMGLVHVLFFYGFLMVQFGAIDLIWKGLAPGSHLPLGGLYPAFTFTQELVVLTILIAVAVAFYRRYMEKLARLKQGFKNGLVYMFLAILMFATLFGNGFYLIWHDHGLTGSEPVASAVAWVFQWMDPTIAAVMFFVMWWAHLLALLAFLVYIPQGKHFHLITSIFNVYYNRQDRIGTLRPIDFAALEEAEDEESMPPLGVGKIHDFTQKQMLDLYACVECGRCTNMCPATGTGKMLSPMDLIVKLRDHLTFTGAVELKKKPWVPFSFFNNTQGNQLAMAAGAEGAVIEDIYSPSLIGDVITEEEIWACTTCRNCEDQCPVMNEHVDKIIDLRRYLTMTEGKVNPDAQRAMTNIERQGNPWGLNRKEKENWRELDETVHVPTVKELKKSGEEMEYLFWVGSMGSFDNRSQKIALAFAKLMNKAGVKFAILGNKEKNSGDTPRRLGNEFLFQELATANIDEFEKNGVTKIVTIDPHAYNIFKNEYQDFGWNGEVLHHTELLYDLIQEGRLTMDHRVDETIVFHDSCYLGRYNDVFDPPREILKGIAGVKLVEMERNREDGMCCGAGGGLMWMEEHVGNRINVARTEQAIATQASVISSGCPYCLTMLSDGTKAKEVEDTVGTYDIAEILERAVFGTPEKAQVQVQQEQQEVVEETVVAPVETIEAEKQASPVESSTLPEEQQVATDAAPADDENNEQNK; translated from the coding sequence ATGAATACATTTTTAATTATTAACTGGATTGCATTCATCGCCGTGTTACTTTATGCGCTAGGGTTATTCGCATATTTATTAAAAACACGTTATGACTATATTCAACTTGGTCGTAAAGAAGAGTTCAATCATAAATTTTCTGAAAGCATAGAAGATATCGTTGAGAAAGTATTTGGTCAATCAAAACTATTAAAAGATAAGAAGATGGGACTTGTACACGTTCTGTTTTTCTACGGATTTTTAATGGTTCAATTTGGGGCTATCGATTTAATCTGGAAAGGGCTCGCACCGGGATCACACCTTCCGCTAGGTGGTCTGTACCCAGCATTTACATTTACACAGGAACTTGTTGTATTAACGATCTTAATCGCGGTAGCGGTTGCATTTTACCGTCGTTATATGGAGAAACTTGCACGTTTAAAGCAAGGTTTTAAAAATGGTTTAGTTTATATGTTTTTAGCTATTTTAATGTTTGCTACATTATTTGGCAATGGATTTTACTTAATTTGGCATGATCATGGTTTAACAGGATCAGAACCAGTAGCTTCTGCAGTTGCCTGGGTATTCCAATGGATGGATCCGACGATTGCTGCTGTTATGTTCTTCGTTATGTGGTGGGCACACTTGTTGGCATTATTAGCATTCCTTGTTTATATCCCGCAAGGCAAGCACTTCCACTTAATTACATCGATTTTCAACGTTTATTACAACCGTCAAGACCGTATTGGCACATTACGTCCAATCGATTTTGCTGCATTGGAAGAAGCGGAAGATGAGGAAAGTATGCCGCCGCTTGGAGTCGGAAAAATTCACGATTTCACGCAAAAGCAAATGCTTGATCTGTATGCATGTGTGGAATGTGGACGTTGTACGAATATGTGTCCGGCAACAGGAACAGGAAAAATGCTGTCACCGATGGACCTGATCGTAAAATTACGTGATCATTTAACATTTACTGGTGCAGTTGAGCTAAAGAAAAAGCCATGGGTGCCATTCTCATTCTTCAATAATACACAAGGTAACCAATTGGCAATGGCTGCTGGTGCTGAAGGTGCAGTAATTGAAGACATTTACAGCCCGTCATTAATCGGCGACGTTATTACAGAAGAAGAAATCTGGGCTTGTACAACATGCCGTAACTGTGAAGATCAATGTCCGGTAATGAATGAGCATGTTGATAAAATTATCGATTTACGTCGTTATTTAACGATGACAGAAGGTAAAGTGAATCCGGATGCTCAACGCGCAATGACGAACATTGAGCGACAAGGGAATCCATGGGGATTAAACCGTAAAGAAAAAGAAAACTGGAGAGAGCTTGACGAAACAGTTCACGTTCCAACAGTTAAAGAATTGAAAAAATCGGGCGAAGAAATGGAATATTTATTCTGGGTCGGTTCAATGGGTTCATTTGATAACCGCTCACAAAAAATTGCATTGGCATTCGCTAAACTAATGAACAAAGCAGGCGTAAAGTTTGCCATTTTAGGCAACAAAGAGAAGAACTCAGGGGATACACCGCGTCGTTTAGGTAACGAATTCCTGTTCCAGGAGCTTGCAACAGCCAACATTGATGAATTTGAGAAAAATGGTGTGACGAAAATTGTAACGATTGACCCGCACGCATACAATATTTTCAAAAATGAGTATCAGGATTTCGGTTGGAATGGGGAAGTACTTCACCATACAGAATTGCTGTACGATCTGATACAGGAAGGCCGTTTAACAATGGATCACCGTGTCGATGAAACGATTGTATTCCATGATTCATGTTACTTAGGACGCTATAATGATGTTTTCGATCCGCCACGCGAAATTTTAAAAGGTATTGCAGGCGTGAAGCTAGTTGAAATGGAACGTAATCGTGAAGACGGCATGTGCTGTGGTGCCGGCGGTGGATTAATGTGGATGGAAGAGCATGTCGGAAACCGTATTAACGTTGCCCGTACAGAACAGGCAATCGCAACACAGGCATCGGTAATTTCTTCAGGCTGTCCTTACTGTTTAACAATGCTTTCGGATGGAACGAAAGCAAAAGAAGTGGAAGATACAGTCGGTACTTACGATATTGCAGAAATTTTAGAGCGTGCGGTATTCGGAACACCGGAAAAAGCACAAGTTCAAGTTCAACAAGAGCAACAAGAAGTAGTGGAAGAAACAGTTGTAGCACCTGTAGAAACAATTGAAGCTGAGAAACAGGCATCACCTGTTGAATCTTCAACGCTTCCGGAAGAGCAGCAAGTAGCAACAGATGCAGCACCCGCTGACGATGAAAATAACGAACAAAACAAATAA
- a CDS encoding cob(I)yrinic acid a,c-diamide adenosyltransferase produces MKLYTKSGDTGKTSIIGGRVDKDHLRVEAYGTIDELNSFIGKAVSELDQEKFKDLIEDLTAIQHELFDGGGDLANVMKERHYKLTEEPITVLENRIDALSEEAPPLKRFILPGGAPAAATLHIARTVARRAERETVSLMKEIEDVSLVVQKYLNRLSDYLFAAARVVNYRLSIQDVEYIRSGDVFK; encoded by the coding sequence ATGAAATTATATACAAAGTCAGGCGATACAGGGAAAACGAGCATTATTGGAGGACGTGTCGATAAAGACCATCTGCGCGTTGAAGCATACGGCACAATTGATGAGCTGAATTCATTTATCGGTAAAGCTGTCAGTGAATTGGATCAGGAAAAGTTCAAGGATTTGATTGAAGATTTAACTGCCATTCAACACGAATTGTTTGATGGAGGCGGGGACTTGGCGAATGTGATGAAAGAACGTCATTATAAACTTACGGAAGAACCGATCACTGTTTTGGAAAACCGAATCGATGCACTTTCTGAAGAAGCACCACCATTAAAACGTTTTATCTTACCGGGTGGGGCGCCTGCAGCTGCTACACTGCATATCGCCCGCACTGTTGCCCGCCGCGCGGAACGGGAAACTGTATCTTTAATGAAAGAAATTGAAGATGTTTCTCTAGTTGTACAGAAATATTTAAACCGGTTATCGGATTATTTATTTGCTGCAGCACGTGTCGTAAACTACCGATTATCAATCCAGGATGTCGAATATATCCGTAGTGGTGACGTATTTAAATAA
- a CDS encoding adenosylcobinamide amidohydrolase → MLKVNNLSGGYGGKTVVKNMTFHVEKGRILGILGPNGSGKSTLLKMISGVLKCETGEIFIEEKPLKSYDNKQLAKKMAVLPQLNASAFTNSVYDAVSLGRYPHQSGFFSSWTEEDEKTVQRAMESTGVSQYNNQYLEFLSGGEQQRVFIAQALAQNSELLLLDEPTNHLDIAHQKQILDMIRMQVELQGLTVVSIFHDINLASLYCDELLLLENGEVRAFGEPHEVVLQEQIADVYQARIATYPHPELPKPQITMLPKNEMGRKATTIQMDQFQITEDYIEYQAQAPLKIISSAVHNAGIGWYDTLLNRSIAPEYDIYNVKEETEQFLIERKFSPTNTVVMLTAVETSCAVIRHFSKNNVEILVMVTAGVGNSVDVTKTYLREDEPHVGTINTWVIVNGKLTDEAFIQAMITATEAKTKALADQQIKDSVTNTIATSTATDSLLIAATQQGDEMPYAGPITEIGKLIGRAVFEVTIEAIKKYKQHYNK, encoded by the coding sequence ATGTTAAAAGTAAATAATCTATCCGGCGGTTACGGTGGGAAAACGGTTGTGAAAAATATGACGTTTCACGTGGAAAAAGGAAGAATTCTCGGGATTCTTGGTCCAAACGGCAGCGGAAAATCGACATTACTGAAGATGATCAGTGGTGTGCTGAAATGTGAAACAGGCGAAATTTTTATTGAAGAGAAACCGCTTAAAAGCTATGATAACAAGCAATTAGCGAAAAAGATGGCCGTACTCCCTCAATTAAATGCAAGCGCATTTACGAACAGTGTATATGATGCGGTTTCGTTAGGACGTTATCCCCATCAAAGCGGCTTCTTTTCTTCCTGGACCGAAGAAGATGAAAAGACAGTTCAGCGGGCGATGGAAAGCACAGGTGTGTCGCAATATAATAATCAGTACTTGGAGTTTTTATCGGGAGGCGAGCAGCAACGGGTATTTATTGCCCAGGCACTTGCACAAAATTCGGAACTGCTTCTATTGGATGAACCGACTAATCATTTGGATATCGCTCATCAAAAGCAGATTCTGGATATGATTCGGATGCAAGTTGAATTGCAAGGGCTGACAGTTGTCTCGATTTTTCATGATATTAACTTGGCATCGCTTTATTGTGATGAACTCCTTCTGTTGGAAAATGGTGAAGTACGTGCGTTTGGCGAGCCGCACGAAGTCGTGTTGCAAGAACAGATTGCCGATGTATATCAGGCTAGAATTGCGACATATCCTCACCCGGAGCTGCCAAAGCCGCAAATTACGATGTTGCCAAAGAATGAAATGGGACGAAAAGCTACGACAATCCAAATGGACCAGTTTCAAATAACGGAAGACTATATCGAATATCAGGCCCAGGCACCACTGAAAATAATTTCTTCTGCTGTGCATAATGCCGGCATAGGCTGGTATGACACATTACTCAACCGTTCCATTGCTCCAGAATACGATATTTATAATGTGAAGGAGGAAACGGAGCAATTTTTAATAGAGCGTAAATTTTCTCCAACAAATACAGTCGTGATGCTTACAGCAGTGGAAACAAGCTGTGCAGTAATTCGGCATTTCTCGAAAAATAATGTAGAAATCCTTGTCATGGTAACAGCAGGTGTAGGAAATAGTGTCGATGTTACGAAAACATATTTGCGGGAAGATGAGCCACATGTCGGTACGATTAATACATGGGTTATCGTTAATGGTAAGCTGACAGATGAAGCATTTATTCAGGCGATGATTACAGCAACAGAAGCAAAAACGAAAGCATTGGCAGATCAGCAAATAAAAGATTCAGTGACAAATACAATTGCAACTAGTACCGCTACCGACAGTCTATTGATTGCGGCTACCCAACAAGGGGATGAAATGCCGTATGCCGGACCTATTACGGAAATCGGCAAACTAATCGGACGGGCTGTTTTCGAAGTTACAATAGAAGCAATTAAAAAATATAAACAGCATTATAATAAGTAA
- a CDS encoding FecCD family ABC transporter permease has product MNKKYSIAYVLSIGLLLSSIWIGISFGSVNIPFSTLWDKTTDPVAYSILWKIRMPRVILAALIGASLAIAGAAFQGLLKNPLADPYTLGISSGASVGAVMTIFLGISIPVLGVFTLPIFSMAGAACTMIIVLTFARLVDRSMKMETLILTGIIFSSFLGSCISLMVALTGEQLREIIGWLLGSVSMRGWPYVQMVLPFMVLGTAIIWLTRRELNAMIYGEERAQYLGVNVKRSKYMILAGGSILTGAAVAASGTIGFVGLVVPHMIRLLIGADHRHLLTLSFLNGASLLVICDLVSRTIISPIELPIGVITSFIGAPVFAYIFFKQRRKVVA; this is encoded by the coding sequence ATGAATAAAAAATATTCAATCGCCTATGTACTATCGATTGGATTGCTTTTAAGCAGTATTTGGATCGGCATTTCGTTCGGGTCTGTTAATATTCCGTTTTCGACATTGTGGGATAAAACAACAGATCCGGTTGCATACAGTATTTTGTGGAAAATCCGAATGCCACGCGTCATTTTAGCCGCATTAATCGGGGCTTCTTTAGCAATTGCGGGGGCAGCATTCCAAGGGTTGCTTAAAAACCCTTTGGCAGATCCATACACATTAGGAATTTCATCAGGGGCCTCGGTAGGTGCGGTAATGACAATCTTTTTAGGCATTTCCATACCGGTGCTCGGTGTATTCACATTGCCGATTTTCAGTATGGCTGGAGCTGCATGTACGATGATCATCGTCCTGACATTTGCCAGACTTGTTGACCGCTCGATGAAAATGGAGACGCTAATTTTGACGGGAATTATTTTCAGCTCGTTCTTAGGGTCCTGTATTTCCTTAATGGTCGCACTTACTGGTGAACAGCTACGAGAAATCATCGGCTGGCTTCTAGGAAGTGTATCGATGCGAGGGTGGCCATATGTCCAGATGGTTCTGCCATTTATGGTGCTTGGTACAGCAATTATTTGGCTGACTCGCCGTGAATTGAATGCGATGATTTATGGAGAAGAGCGTGCCCAGTATTTAGGGGTAAATGTTAAGCGCAGCAAGTATATGATATTGGCGGGTGGTTCCATTTTAACAGGAGCGGCTGTTGCTGCATCCGGGACAATTGGATTTGTCGGATTAGTAGTACCGCATATGATTCGCCTGCTAATCGGAGCAGACCATCGACATTTATTGACATTGTCGTTTTTGAACGGTGCAAGCCTGCTCGTCATTTGTGACTTAGTATCACGTACAATTATTTCCCCTATTGAACTGCCGATTGGTGTTATTACTTCCTTTATTGGAGCACCTGTCTTTGCCTATATCTTCTTCAAGCAACGTAGAAAGGTTGTTGCATAA
- a CDS encoding ABC transporter substrate-binding protein, whose amino-acid sequence MKKWQLLSSAALLTLTLTACNSEKATEEQSANGSTEVTETAQFPVTLKDALDKEITLEKAPERIITLAPSNTEILFGLGLNDEIIAVNDNDTYPEEALSKESVGGMEFNLEQIIGLQPDLVLAHESGLYSFNEQAIAQLESVGIPVFVVKDAKTFEETYETIEQIGQLTNKEQAAEKMIASIKEEIEEIEVKVADLEEKSVFVVVGTNPELYVAGQETFISEMLEVLNVENAVPELDWPQYSSEQFVKSNPDIILVTYENDMAAIEENDAYAEMDAVKNANVKLVDGDTTSRQGPRIVEGIESIGEAIYPEVFNE is encoded by the coding sequence TTGAAAAAATGGCAACTGCTTTCTTCCGCAGCATTACTTACATTAACATTGACTGCATGTAATTCGGAAAAAGCAACAGAAGAACAATCTGCAAATGGAAGCACAGAAGTAACGGAAACAGCACAATTTCCGGTTACATTAAAAGATGCTTTGGACAAAGAAATTACGCTTGAAAAAGCACCGGAGCGCATCATTACATTAGCTCCATCGAACACAGAAATTTTATTCGGCTTAGGATTAAACGATGAAATCATCGCTGTGAACGACAATGATACATATCCTGAAGAAGCATTATCAAAAGAATCAGTTGGCGGCATGGAGTTCAATTTAGAACAAATAATCGGTCTGCAGCCCGATTTAGTCTTAGCACATGAATCCGGATTGTACAGCTTCAATGAACAGGCGATTGCGCAGCTTGAATCAGTAGGAATTCCAGTATTCGTTGTAAAAGATGCGAAAACATTTGAAGAAACGTACGAAACGATCGAACAAATCGGGCAGCTGACAAATAAAGAACAAGCAGCCGAAAAAATGATTGCATCAATCAAAGAGGAGATTGAAGAAATTGAAGTGAAAGTAGCCGACCTGGAAGAGAAGTCCGTATTTGTTGTTGTTGGGACAAATCCGGAACTATATGTTGCTGGACAGGAGACGTTCATTAGTGAAATGCTTGAAGTATTAAATGTTGAAAATGCTGTTCCGGAACTCGATTGGCCGCAGTACAGCTCGGAGCAATTTGTAAAGAGCAATCCGGATATCATTTTAGTAACATATGAAAACGACATGGCGGCAATCGAGGAAAATGATGCATATGCAGAAATGGATGCTGTGAAAAACGCCAATGTGAAATTAGTCGATGGCGATACGACAAGTCGACAAGGTCCGCGTATTGTAGAAGGTATTGAATCAATTGGGGAAGCAATTTATCCAGAGGTATTCAATGAATAA
- a CDS encoding acyl-CoA dehydrogenase family protein, producing MSKELFIQTDEQQQWLKKLETIAESVKEHAQQTDEQATFPFENFRKLREIGYTKITLPKEYGGDGFTVYDALLLQETLASYCGSTGLAVSWTIQNVGEIFENRYWDEQKLDWFGKEIANGATVNRAVSEFAMGSPVRGGRPGTSAKRDGDYYVINGRKNYTSGAPDLDYFLVSAWIEDEGQLGFFLVPKSAEGVSVENTWDVASMRGTGSDDLVLDNVRVDQTSLVEIPNYSTGFKLNGWLLLIPATYLGIAQAARDYAVDFANSHSPNSIQGTIAQLPNVQTLIGEMDLALTKARFTIYGVAGLYNDPIKKSTLVNEINIAKHVVTNTAIEVVDKAMRLVGAKSLQRSNPLQRYYRDVRAGLHNPPMDDITIKRLAETAIEKNLKEKE from the coding sequence ATGAGCAAGGAATTATTTATTCAAACAGACGAGCAGCAACAATGGCTGAAAAAGCTCGAAACAATAGCAGAGAGCGTGAAAGAACATGCTCAGCAAACAGATGAACAAGCGACATTTCCATTTGAAAATTTCCGGAAGCTGAGAGAAATCGGCTATACAAAAATAACATTGCCAAAGGAATATGGCGGAGATGGCTTTACAGTATATGATGCGCTGCTACTGCAGGAAACTTTGGCGAGCTATTGCGGAAGCACGGGGCTGGCTGTATCGTGGACAATTCAAAATGTAGGCGAAATATTTGAAAATCGCTACTGGGATGAACAAAAGCTCGACTGGTTTGGCAAAGAGATCGCAAATGGCGCGACAGTCAATCGCGCGGTAAGCGAGTTTGCGATGGGAAGCCCGGTTCGTGGGGGTCGTCCGGGGACTTCAGCAAAACGTGATGGTGATTATTATGTAATTAATGGACGTAAAAACTATACGAGCGGTGCACCGGACCTCGATTATTTTTTAGTGTCTGCATGGATTGAAGATGAGGGTCAGTTAGGATTTTTCCTCGTTCCGAAATCGGCGGAAGGGGTATCGGTCGAAAATACGTGGGACGTTGCGTCAATGCGCGGTACGGGAAGCGATGATTTAGTACTTGATAATGTACGTGTTGATCAAACAAGCTTAGTGGAAATCCCGAACTATTCAACCGGATTTAAGCTGAACGGCTGGCTGCTCCTCATCCCGGCAACTTATTTAGGGATTGCCCAGGCTGCACGCGATTACGCGGTCGACTTTGCGAATAGTCATTCCCCGAACAGTATTCAAGGAACAATTGCCCAGTTGCCAAACGTGCAAACGCTGATCGGAGAAATGGATTTGGCGTTGACGAAAGCACGCTTTACAATTTACGGTGTTGCGGGGCTTTATAATGATCCGATTAAAAAGTCGACATTAGTCAATGAAATCAATATTGCGAAACATGTCGTGACAAATACAGCAATCGAAGTTGTAGATAAAGCGATGCGTCTAGTTGGGGCAAAAAGCCTGCAAAGATCTAACCCGCTGCAACGTTATTATCGTGATGTACGGGCAGGTCTGCACAATCCGCCAATGGATGATATTACAATTAAACGATTGGCTGAAACGGCAATTGAAAAAAACTTGAAAGAGAAAGAATAA
- the argS gene encoding arginine--tRNA ligase, which yields MNAVEQLQQSIKAALKAAIDQAGLVEAGTEINIHLETPKDKANGDFATNIAMQLTKLAKKPPRAIAEAILEHLTTEGTDIEKIEIAGPGFMNITVRKDFLASVVTAAFEQGENYGRSTAGAGEKVQVEFVSANPTGDLHLGHARGASVGDSLCNVLDFAGFDVSREYYINDAGNQINNLAYSLEARYKQALGMEAEMPEDGYHGPDIIGIAGKLAEEFGATILDKSDEERFKFFREHGLKLELAKLQNDLKNFRVEFDVWYSETSLYENGKIDVALDKLKANGHVFDEEGATWFRSTTFGDDKDRVLIKNDGSYTYLTPDIAYHEDKLRRGFDKLINIWGADHHGYIPRMKAAIEALGYDRGTLEVDIIQMVQLYKNGEKFKMSKRTGNAVTMRELVEEVGLDAVRYFFVKTAGDSHMDFDLDLAVSQSNENPVYYAQYAHARISSILRAANEQGFEASLENLNLLVAEKEEDVLKKVGAFPQIVADAAKHRTPHRIANYIQDLAAAFHSFYNAEKVLNQDNKELTEARLALITAVKTTLANALKLIGVNAPEKM from the coding sequence ATGAATGCAGTAGAACAATTACAGCAATCGATTAAAGCAGCATTAAAAGCAGCAATCGATCAAGCAGGCCTAGTAGAAGCAGGCACGGAAATCAACATCCATTTAGAAACACCAAAGGATAAAGCAAACGGTGACTTTGCAACAAATATCGCAATGCAATTAACTAAACTGGCGAAAAAGCCGCCACGTGCAATTGCAGAAGCGATTTTAGAACATTTAACGACTGAAGGCACAGACATCGAAAAGATTGAAATTGCAGGACCAGGTTTCATGAATATTACAGTTCGTAAAGACTTCTTGGCGAGTGTTGTTACAGCAGCATTTGAACAAGGCGAAAACTATGGTCGTTCAACTGCAGGCGCAGGAGAAAAAGTACAGGTCGAGTTCGTTTCAGCTAACCCGACTGGTGACTTGCATTTAGGCCATGCGCGCGGTGCATCTGTAGGGGATTCATTATGTAATGTATTGGATTTTGCTGGTTTTGACGTATCACGTGAATATTATATTAATGATGCCGGTAACCAAATTAATAACTTAGCGTATTCTTTGGAAGCCCGTTATAAGCAAGCATTAGGAATGGAAGCTGAAATGCCGGAAGACGGATACCACGGTCCTGATATTATCGGAATTGCCGGTAAGCTGGCTGAAGAATTCGGTGCAACAATTTTGGACAAATCTGATGAAGAACGCTTTAAATTTTTCCGTGAGCACGGCTTGAAACTGGAATTGGCGAAACTGCAAAATGACCTTAAAAACTTCCGTGTTGAATTCGATGTTTGGTATTCAGAAACTTCTTTATATGAAAACGGTAAAATCGATGTAGCATTAGACAAACTAAAAGCAAATGGCCATGTTTTTGATGAAGAAGGCGCGACTTGGTTCCGTTCAACAACATTCGGTGATGACAAAGACCGCGTATTAATTAAAAACGATGGTTCATACACATATTTAACACCGGATATTGCTTACCATGAAGATAAATTACGTCGCGGCTTTGATAAGCTGATCAATATTTGGGGTGCTGACCACCACGGTTATATTCCACGTATGAAAGCGGCAATCGAAGCACTTGGCTATGACCGCGGTACATTGGAAGTAGATATTATCCAAATGGTACAGCTGTACAAAAACGGCGAGAAATTCAAAATGAGTAAACGTACAGGTAATGCTGTAACGATGCGTGAATTAGTGGAAGAAGTAGGCTTGGATGCTGTTCGTTATTTCTTCGTTAAAACAGCAGGGGATTCACATATGGACTTCGATTTAGACTTAGCGGTATCACAATCGAACGAAAACCCGGTATATTACGCACAGTATGCACATGCTCGTATTTCATCAATTTTGCGTGCAGCAAACGAGCAAGGTTTCGAAGCATCATTGGAAAACCTGAACTTGCTAGTAGCAGAAAAAGAAGAAGATGTGCTTAAAAAAGTCGGCGCATTCCCGCAAATCGTGGCAGATGCAGCGAAACACCGCACACCACACCGTATCGCAAACTATATTCAAGACTTGGCTGCTGCATTCCATAGCTTCTACAATGCAGAAAAAGTATTGAACCAAGATAATAAAGAGCTGACAGAAGCTCGTTTAGCCTTGATCACAGCAGTAAAAACTACATTAGCGAATGCACTGAAACTAATCGGCGTAAACGCACCGGAAAAAATGTAA
- a CDS encoding DUF1934 domain-containing protein codes for MANESGKTVKIKLVSSIIPTEGELEQYEMWLEGSCVEKGNSHYLRYEEVQEDLQIQTTIKLNEANSFIMRKGGVNMRLPLNPDLRENGHYDSPFGSLPLVTDTHQLAIEVVQSEKVSGQFKTQYDLIIGGNSVGHYKLDIEFTEV; via the coding sequence ATGGCGAACGAGAGCGGGAAAACAGTCAAAATCAAACTAGTTTCCTCAATCATTCCAACCGAGGGCGAGCTTGAACAATATGAAATGTGGCTTGAAGGCAGTTGTGTAGAAAAAGGGAACAGTCATTATTTGCGCTATGAGGAAGTTCAGGAGGATCTGCAAATTCAAACGACGATCAAACTTAATGAAGCGAATTCGTTTATTATGCGAAAAGGCGGTGTGAACATGCGGTTGCCTTTAAATCCGGACTTACGCGAGAATGGTCATTATGATAGCCCATTCGGTTCATTACCTCTTGTTACCGATACACATCAGTTAGCCATTGAAGTAGTACAAAGCGAAAAAGTGTCAGGGCAATTTAAAACGCAATATGACCTTATCATAGGTGGCAATTCAGTTGGCCATTACAAATTAGACATTGAATTTACGGAGGTATAA
- a CDS encoding GGDEF domain-containing protein: MLIEILSYFCILFTFTLLIYWPFINHFKQTPFIHRTRPYVIGVKFGITGLVLTFSAVHLTNDFMMYIQYIPVLYSGLLGGPFAILISGLTIGIGLFFLPYLELVPMILNINFLVLVLTLFFITRKYKLTNKNIFLFFWACFIETLIALFLGFCFHNKSFEYLLLYGIFTIFSFYFIYIVIRQIKLANDTVKQTTHLKKIDFLTQLPNNKENEKHIKNMIKKKSNFNLMLMDIRNFKMLNLQYGFSTGDLVIKQLAQHLMEYANKNGAYVGRLGGEEFLLVLKDVPPAVAIVEANNLINMIAQQQFEVSKDLSIHISVTVGISSYPDNGQTSLELLENVFTAKQQAKTKLSSYFHINNLK; the protein is encoded by the coding sequence ATGTTAATTGAAATATTATCTTACTTCTGTATATTATTTACGTTTACACTTTTAATTTATTGGCCATTTATTAACCACTTTAAACAAACACCGTTCATTCATCGCACACGTCCTTATGTAATCGGAGTGAAATTTGGTATAACAGGCCTTGTTTTAACATTCTCGGCAGTTCACCTTACGAATGATTTCATGATGTACATTCAGTACATTCCGGTGTTGTACAGTGGTCTATTAGGAGGGCCATTTGCTATTCTGATCAGTGGTCTGACCATAGGAATCGGACTGTTTTTCCTGCCATATCTGGAATTGGTACCGATGATCCTGAATATTAATTTTCTTGTTCTTGTTCTGACATTGTTCTTTATCACAAGGAAATATAAATTGACCAATAAAAATATATTTTTATTTTTTTGGGCTTGTTTTATTGAAACATTAATTGCATTATTTCTCGGGTTTTGTTTCCATAATAAAAGCTTTGAGTATTTATTGCTTTATGGCATATTTACGATTTTTTCATTTTATTTCATTTACATTGTTATTCGCCAAATCAAACTTGCCAATGATACGGTAAAACAGACGACTCATTTGAAAAAGATCGACTTTTTAACACAGTTGCCGAACAATAAAGAGAATGAAAAGCATATTAAAAACATGATTAAAAAGAAATCCAATTTCAATTTAATGCTCATGGATATTCGGAATTTTAAAATGCTCAATTTGCAGTATGGTTTTTCTACAGGTGATCTTGTTATTAAACAACTTGCCCAACACTTGATGGAATATGCAAATAAGAATGGGGCTTATGTTGGCCGGTTGGGCGGTGAGGAATTTCTTCTCGTTTTAAAGGATGTGCCTCCTGCTGTAGCAATTGTAGAGGCCAATAATCTAATTAATATGATTGCCCAACAGCAGTTCGAAGTATCCAAAGATTTATCTATTCATATTTCCGTAACTGTAGGAATCAGTTCCTATCCTGATAATGGACAAACATCTTTGGAACTCCTGGAAAATGTATTTACAGCAAAACAGCAGGCAAAAACAAAACTATCTTCTTATTTCCATATAAATAATTTAAAATAA